In Theileria equi strain WA chromosome 3, complete sequence, the genomic window aaaaatgatactaatTAAGAAGCGATGCGACCCTCCCTCCATAGGACGAGTCTAGGGTCTCTTTTACAAAAAGCCCTGGTTGCAAGGGCCAAATTATCGTCATTGTTCATAATCCTTCCCTTACATCCGACCAGAACATCTCTCTGGGCGGCGGTGTTATTGCCATATACGAGCCTTTTCAAGTCACTAACAGTAACATCGTCTGGGAGGTAAATCTTTTTTCCATTCGTCCAATTCTTAACCAACGGAGCGGAGCCTGAAACCTTTTCGGTGAGCCACTCGAACTTTTCGCCAATCTTCTCGAAAACTGACGGCTCTTTGgcttcttcctccaaaGTTTCTTTGGAAGAATCTACTTTATCGAGGTAGTCCAGAGGTCCCAAAGCGGTTGGGGAAATGTAGAGTCTATAGCCCAGTTTGGTGTCTGCCCTGTAGCGAATGTACCAGAGAAACGCCGGAAAGGCGAATACCATGACATATTTGTTATTACTCTGAGAGTAATAGAATGAATTGTAAAGTCTACCAAGTCGGTAGTTTATACTACGACGTACAGAAGTTATTAGACTAACTTTCATTGCTCAAGATTGTCTCTACAATAAAACGACTTAGAGCCTCGTAGACCAGTTTTGattaaaacaaaatctCATCCTAAAAGTCTGTAGAAGATGatctttgcaagtttataCAAGATGATGAACTCCATGCTAATCGCCGGTATGTTGGGTCGCCCTTATTACACATTCTTGCGATTTTAATACACGGTTACAGGAAGTAAATAAAGATCAGGTTCATTCACATTTATCAATGAGTTGTGGTCAATATGTCAGTCAAGGAACTAGTCTAGCAAGATGTGTAGAGAGCTGtaacatttccaaaagttgGCCATTTTAACACAAGGGAATGAACCATGTGCTCTAGTCATGCCACAACGTCCAGGAAACTCACCTAAAATGGACACGaaatatggagatactatTGGAGATCGTACGGACACTCTC contains:
- a CDS encoding hypothetical protein (encoded by transcript BEWA_006800A), with product MKVSLITSVRRSINYRLGRLYNSFYYSQSNNKYVMVFAFPAFLWYIRYRADTKLGYRLYISPTALGPLDYLDKVDSSKETLEEEAKEPSVFEKIGEKFEWLTEKVSGSAPLVKNWTNGKKIYLPDDVTVSDLKRLVYGNNTAAQRDVLVGCKGRIMNNDDNLALATRAFCKRDPRLVLWREGRIAS